The following coding sequences lie in one Streptomyces sp. NBC_00510 genomic window:
- a CDS encoding TetR/AcrR family transcriptional regulator, translating to MEQRSGSQIGERCVASSEVLILPQANRADALRNRDLLLAVAKEAVAENGTDTSLREIARRAGVGIGTLYRHFPNREALLEALLESSFVTLQARAEELLTSGNPGEAFLAWLREMTAGAATYQGLPESIRDALADDESSLHATCAEMKTAGGLLLERAQKDGSVRLDVSLTEVIDLALGLAWAAEKASEASDLAARLLSTAAYGPAGRSR from the coding sequence ATGGAGCAGCGCTCCGGTAGTCAAATCGGAGAGCGCTGCGTCGCTTCCAGTGAGGTGTTGATCTTGCCGCAGGCAAACCGCGCGGACGCGCTCCGCAATCGTGACCTGCTCCTGGCGGTCGCCAAGGAAGCCGTCGCCGAGAACGGGACGGACACCTCGCTGCGCGAGATCGCCCGGCGCGCCGGCGTGGGCATCGGCACGCTCTACCGGCACTTCCCCAACCGCGAGGCCCTGCTCGAGGCGCTGCTCGAGTCCAGCTTCGTGACGCTGCAGGCGCGGGCGGAAGAGCTGCTCACCTCCGGGAATCCCGGCGAGGCGTTCCTGGCGTGGCTGCGGGAGATGACCGCGGGCGCTGCCACTTACCAGGGGTTGCCGGAATCCATCCGGGACGCCCTGGCCGACGACGAATCCAGCCTGCATGCGACCTGCGCCGAGATGAAGACCGCTGGGGGGCTGCTCCTGGAGCGAGCGCAGAAGGACGGCAGTGTGCGGTTGGATGTATCCCTCACCGAAGTGATCGACCTCGCCCTGGGGCTCGCCTGGGCGGCGGAGAAGGCGTCGGAGGCCTCGGATCTCGCTGCCCGCCTGCTTTCCACCGCCGCGTACGGGCCTGCCGGGCGCAGTCGCTGA
- a CDS encoding TetR/AcrR family transcriptional regulator: MAEPQTVTTAGGPALHERPRPRADAVRNRERIVATAREVFAERGPTAPLDEIARRAGVGNATLYRHFPARRSLLNAVLLSVVSRMADQVERAAADTTDAFAALEHFLHDAVDQRLGALCGLLLGKGEQFPSEPAAQYARVETAAAQLMDTAREDGRLLADVTFHDVLVTMSLVARPLPGTDHHDTDVHRRLQLLVNGLRLPTRGRARAPLTSHRDITNAGDAAAARRL; encoded by the coding sequence ATGGCCGAGCCGCAGACCGTCACGACCGCCGGCGGGCCGGCCCTGCACGAGAGGCCCCGGCCCCGTGCGGACGCCGTACGCAACCGAGAACGGATCGTCGCGACGGCCCGCGAGGTCTTCGCCGAGCGCGGGCCCACCGCCCCACTCGACGAGATCGCCAGACGCGCCGGGGTCGGAAACGCCACGCTCTACCGGCACTTCCCCGCGCGGCGGTCGCTACTGAACGCCGTACTGCTGTCCGTGGTGAGCCGTATGGCAGACCAGGTGGAGCGGGCCGCAGCAGATACCACCGACGCCTTCGCCGCGCTCGAACATTTCCTGCACGACGCGGTGGACCAGCGGCTCGGAGCGCTGTGCGGACTGCTGCTCGGTAAGGGCGAGCAATTTCCGTCGGAGCCGGCGGCGCAGTACGCCCGCGTGGAGACCGCAGCCGCCCAGCTGATGGACACCGCCCGGGAAGACGGCCGGCTCCTGGCCGACGTCACGTTCCATGACGTGCTGGTCACCATGTCCCTGGTGGCACGCCCCCTCCCCGGCACCGACCACCACGACACGGACGTCCACCGCCGCCTGCAACTGCTCGTCAACGGACTCCGCTTGCCCACCCGGGGACGTGCTCGGGCGCCCTTGACGAGTCACCGCGACATCACCAACGCGGGCGACGCCGCCGCGGCCCGGCGCCTCTGA
- a CDS encoding GNAT family N-acetyltransferase: MPHMPSRVELRPLTLADQDEFCSLVRASTELYGPWMQLPASAEAFQDWMHRFDDGINQGFMIRVLETGAAAGTVNINSIIRGRYQGASLGYAAFAPSEGRGYMTEGVAAAMQHAFEDLRLHRLEASIQPANKASLALVQRLGFRYEGLSPDYLYINGAWRDHERWSITAPSPWTPDPSLPEV; this comes from the coding sequence ATGCCCCACATGCCGTCACGAGTCGAACTGCGCCCGCTCACCCTCGCCGACCAGGATGAGTTCTGCTCGCTCGTGAGGGCCAGCACCGAGCTCTACGGGCCGTGGATGCAACTGCCCGCGTCCGCGGAGGCGTTCCAGGACTGGATGCACCGCTTCGACGACGGCATCAACCAGGGCTTCATGATCCGCGTCCTGGAGACGGGCGCGGCCGCCGGCACGGTCAACATCAACTCGATCATCCGGGGCCGCTACCAGGGCGCGTCCCTCGGCTATGCGGCTTTCGCCCCGTCTGAGGGTCGGGGTTACATGACCGAAGGGGTCGCCGCAGCGATGCAGCACGCCTTCGAGGACCTGCGCCTCCACCGGCTGGAGGCCAGCATCCAGCCGGCGAACAAGGCGTCCTTGGCCTTGGTCCAGCGCCTGGGCTTTCGCTACGAGGGCCTGTCCCCCGACTACCTCTACATCAACGGGGCCTGGCGCGACCACGAACGGTGGTCCATCACCGCGCCATCCCCGTGGACGCCCGATCCTTCGCTTCCCGAGGTCTAG
- a CDS encoding zinc-binding dehydrogenase: MRALIMTRPGEANGFTLELLRDPRPAHGQIRIKMAGAAVNPVDLHVLDIWARGTVGAVPGRLPGLGMDVAGVVDMVGPAVRGFLPGTPVAALHFPHAPNTVAGAAAEYVVVPAAHAAPIPPGVELVDAATVPLNSLTAAQLLAPLGPAEGRRLLVTGAAGGVGGYAVGLAAHTGWAVTGLARAFDADFLSRAGAVDMITSPADARGFDAVLDAALLNGAALRAVRDHGTYVGVYPGAEPEVERGITITTGVVTPDGGQLRTILELTAQGVLEARRAGNVPLHQAARAYQSLRSGGQRGRWVLTP, translated from the coding sequence ATGCGTGCGCTCATCATGACCCGCCCAGGAGAGGCGAACGGCTTCACCCTCGAGCTCCTGCGCGACCCGCGACCTGCCCACGGCCAGATCCGCATCAAAATGGCGGGGGCGGCGGTCAACCCAGTCGACCTGCACGTCCTCGACATCTGGGCCAGGGGGACAGTGGGAGCGGTTCCGGGACGCCTCCCGGGGCTGGGCATGGACGTGGCCGGTGTCGTCGACATGGTGGGCCCCGCTGTCCGCGGCTTCCTGCCCGGCACACCGGTCGCGGCACTGCACTTCCCGCACGCGCCGAACACCGTCGCCGGTGCGGCTGCCGAGTACGTGGTCGTCCCCGCCGCGCACGCCGCACCGATCCCCCCCGGCGTCGAACTGGTCGACGCCGCAACAGTGCCGCTCAACTCCCTGACGGCCGCCCAGCTTCTGGCGCCCCTTGGCCCCGCCGAAGGCCGACGGCTCCTGGTCACCGGGGCAGCCGGAGGCGTAGGCGGGTACGCGGTCGGCCTGGCGGCGCACACCGGCTGGGCCGTCACCGGTCTGGCACGAGCATTCGACGCGGACTTCCTGAGCCGCGCCGGAGCGGTGGACATGATCACAAGTCCGGCGGACGCACGTGGCTTTGATGCGGTCCTGGACGCCGCCCTCCTCAACGGGGCCGCTCTGCGCGCTGTTCGCGACCACGGAACGTACGTGGGGGTCTATCCCGGCGCCGAGCCTGAGGTGGAACGCGGCATCACGATCACCACAGGCGTGGTCACGCCCGACGGCGGACAGTTGCGCACCATCCTCGAGTTGACGGCGCAAGGAGTGCTGGAGGCACGCAGGGCCGGCAACGTGCCGCTGCATCAGGCGGCGCGCGCCTACCAGTCGCTGCGCAGCGGCGGACAGCGCGGCAGATGGGTCCTGACCCCCTGA
- the ilvC gene encoding ketol-acid reductoisomerase yields the protein MAELFYDDDADLSIIQGRKVAVIGYGSQGHAHALSLRDSGVDVRVGLHEGSKSKAKAEEQGLRVVTPAEAAAEADVIMILVPDPIQARVYEESVKDNLKDGDALFFGHGLNIRYGFIKPPAGVDVCMVAPKGPGHLVRRQYEEGRGVPCIAAVEQDATGNGFALALSYAKAIGGTRAGVIKTTFTEETETDLFGEQAVLCGGTAALVKAGFETLTEAGYQPEIAYFECLHELKLIVDLMYEGGLEKMRWSISETAEWGDYVTGPRIITDATKAEMKKILGEIQDGSFANNWIAEYNAGLPRYNEYKKADENHLLETTGKKLRKLMSWVENGD from the coding sequence GTGGCTGAGCTGTTCTACGACGACGATGCCGACCTGTCCATCATCCAGGGCCGCAAGGTCGCGGTCATCGGCTACGGGAGCCAGGGGCACGCGCACGCGCTGTCGCTGCGCGACTCGGGTGTGGACGTGCGGGTCGGCCTGCACGAGGGCTCCAAGTCCAAGGCGAAGGCCGAGGAGCAGGGCCTGCGCGTGGTGACCCCCGCGGAGGCCGCGGCCGAGGCCGACGTCATCATGATCCTGGTCCCGGACCCGATCCAGGCGCGGGTGTACGAGGAGTCCGTCAAGGACAACCTGAAGGACGGCGACGCGCTGTTCTTCGGTCACGGCCTGAACATCCGTTACGGCTTCATCAAGCCCCCGGCCGGTGTCGACGTGTGCATGGTCGCGCCCAAGGGCCCGGGTCACCTGGTGCGCCGTCAGTACGAGGAGGGCCGCGGCGTGCCGTGCATCGCGGCCGTGGAGCAGGACGCGACCGGGAACGGCTTCGCGCTGGCGCTGTCCTACGCCAAGGCGATCGGCGGCACCCGTGCGGGTGTCATCAAGACGACGTTCACCGAGGAGACCGAGACCGACCTGTTCGGTGAGCAGGCGGTGCTGTGCGGTGGTACGGCGGCGCTGGTCAAGGCCGGTTTCGAGACGCTGACCGAGGCGGGTTACCAGCCGGAGATCGCGTACTTCGAGTGCCTGCACGAGCTGAAGCTCATCGTGGACCTGATGTACGAGGGCGGCCTGGAGAAGATGCGCTGGTCGATCTCCGAGACCGCCGAGTGGGGTGACTACGTCACCGGTCCGCGCATCATCACCGACGCCACCAAGGCGGAGATGAAGAAGATCCTCGGTGAGATCCAGGACGGCTCCTTCGCCAACAACTGGATCGCCGAGTACAACGCCGGCCTGCCCCGGTACAACGAGTACAAGAAGGCCGACGAGAACCACCTGCTGGAGACCACCGGCAAGAAGCTCCGCAAGCTCATGAGCTGGGTCGAGAACGGTGACTGA
- a CDS encoding MEKHLA domain-containing protein, whose protein sequence is MTDPSPRIPALSDRRGDPRFAMLLLDSYRRLVGVHLCPPVWASDAEAAQWLYEEAPFGLLAHDVSADPLFVYANRTAQRSFGYTWEEFIGLPSRRSAAPDAQQDRDALLASVDERGYADGYQGLRQHKDGRIFRIEDVCMWNLEDSDGTHHGQAAVFRPPAGPGPSAD, encoded by the coding sequence GTGACTGACCCGTCCCCGCGGATCCCCGCGCTGTCCGACCGGCGCGGGGATCCGCGCTTCGCCATGCTCCTCCTCGACAGCTACCGACGCCTGGTGGGCGTCCACCTGTGCCCGCCGGTGTGGGCATCGGACGCCGAGGCGGCCCAATGGCTGTACGAGGAGGCGCCCTTCGGGCTGCTGGCGCATGACGTGTCGGCCGACCCGCTGTTCGTCTACGCCAACCGCACCGCGCAGCGGTCCTTCGGCTACACCTGGGAGGAGTTCATCGGCCTCCCGTCGCGCCGGTCGGCCGCGCCGGACGCACAGCAGGACCGGGACGCGCTGCTCGCATCGGTGGACGAACGCGGCTACGCCGACGGATACCAGGGTCTGCGGCAGCACAAGGACGGCCGGATATTCCGGATCGAGGACGTCTGCATGTGGAACCTCGAGGACTCCGACGGAACACACCACGGTCAGGCCGCCGTGTTCCGTCCGCCGGCCGGGCCTGGACCATCCGCGGACTAG
- a CDS encoding NADP-dependent oxidoreductase: MPRAVQYGVYGGTEVLQVVEVDIPEPAEGQVLVRVKAAGINPGEAKTRAGRLMPRTFPAGQGIDLAGVVVRTGPGVKGFADGDDVVGFTWQHASQADYVVVEAANLIAKPAGLPWEVAGSLFVVGTSAYAAVRAVAPRQGETVVVSGAAGGVGMLAVQLARRAGADVIGIAGPANHRWLSERGVTPVAYGEGVADRLREVTDRVDAFIDTYGDGYLDLAVALGVAPSRINTLVDYSGAARLGAKTEASRVAATADVLAELAELAASGELDVPIAATYPLDRVRAAYDELAGPHPRGKIVLLT, from the coding sequence ATGCCCAGGGCGGTGCAGTACGGAGTGTACGGCGGGACGGAGGTCCTGCAGGTGGTGGAGGTGGACATACCCGAACCAGCCGAGGGGCAGGTGCTGGTCAGGGTGAAGGCGGCCGGTATCAACCCCGGCGAGGCCAAGACGCGGGCGGGGAGGTTGATGCCCCGTACGTTTCCCGCGGGCCAGGGCATCGACCTGGCCGGAGTCGTGGTGCGGACCGGACCCGGTGTGAAGGGGTTCGCCGACGGGGACGACGTCGTGGGCTTCACCTGGCAGCACGCCAGTCAGGCCGACTACGTGGTCGTCGAGGCCGCCAACCTGATCGCCAAACCGGCGGGGCTGCCGTGGGAGGTCGCGGGTTCGCTGTTCGTCGTCGGCACGTCGGCCTATGCGGCCGTGCGCGCGGTCGCCCCGCGGCAAGGCGAGACGGTGGTGGTCTCGGGCGCCGCCGGGGGTGTAGGCATGCTGGCGGTCCAACTGGCCCGGCGGGCCGGGGCCGACGTGATCGGCATCGCCGGACCGGCGAACCACCGGTGGCTCTCCGAGCGCGGCGTCACACCCGTCGCCTACGGAGAAGGAGTCGCGGACCGGCTGCGCGAAGTAACCGACCGTGTCGACGCGTTCATCGACACCTACGGTGATGGCTACCTCGACCTCGCAGTCGCCCTGGGCGTGGCGCCCAGCCGTATCAACACGCTCGTCGACTACTCCGGAGCCGCGCGACTCGGCGCGAAGACGGAGGCGAGCAGGGTCGCCGCGACCGCCGACGTTCTCGCAGAGCTTGCGGAACTGGCCGCCTCGGGCGAACTGGACGTGCCGATCGCCGCGACCTATCCGCTGGACCGAGTACGCGCGGCGTACGACGAACTTGCCGGCCCCCACCCCCGGGGCAAGATCGTGCTCCTCACCTGA
- a CDS encoding DoxX family membrane protein translates to MSAHGAALHFGYPSGKTFAVVAGLSELLGGLGLAVGFLTPIAVAALVGRMANAISVKWHGLFLIPNGTECELVPAAGATALALTGPGRLVADRHVPGVRDHRIGFGGLSVAFGLLIAVVVLLLRT, encoded by the coding sequence ATGTCCGCCCACGGGGCAGCTCTTCACTTCGGATACCCATCGGGCAAGACGTTCGCAGTCGTCGCCGGGCTGAGCGAACTGCTCGGCGGCCTGGGCCTCGCCGTGGGTTTCCTCACCCCCATCGCCGTCGCGGCACTCGTGGGCAGGATGGCCAACGCCATATCGGTGAAGTGGCACGGCCTCTTCCTAATCCCGAACGGTACGGAATGCGAGCTGGTGCCGGCGGCGGGTGCGACAGCACTCGCCTTGACGGGGCCGGGCCGACTGGTGGCCGATCGCCATGTGCCTGGAGTGCGGGACCACCGGATCGGATTCGGCGGCCTGTCCGTCGCCTTCGGCCTGCTCATCGCCGTGGTCGTTCTGCTGCTCCGCACCTGA
- a CDS encoding cupin domain-containing protein produces the protein MSADHAHLPPGVEVIATLPDAQPRIPQGSEARTIRVTLQPGDAGAPPHRHPGPLFGYVTQGEILFELEGQPPRVLKAGDALFEPGGDVIHYQGANNLQDAQSQLVVTMFAPPGTPVLTVVGADELAERRHLRYSQS, from the coding sequence ATGAGCGCAGACCACGCACACCTGCCCCCGGGCGTCGAGGTGATCGCGACCCTGCCGGATGCGCAGCCCCGGATCCCGCAGGGCTCCGAGGCCAGGACCATCCGGGTCACCCTGCAGCCCGGCGACGCCGGCGCCCCGCCGCACCGGCACCCCGGGCCGCTCTTCGGCTACGTCACCCAGGGCGAGATCCTCTTCGAGCTCGAAGGCCAGCCGCCCCGGGTGCTCAAGGCCGGCGACGCCCTGTTCGAGCCCGGCGGCGACGTCATCCACTACCAAGGCGCCAACAACCTCCAGGACGCACAGTCCCAGCTGGTGGTGACCATGTTCGCGCCTCCCGGCACGCCCGTACTGACCGTGGTCGGCGCGGACGAGCTGGCCGAGCGGCGGCACCTGCGGTACAGCCAGTCCTGA
- a CDS encoding nuclear transport factor 2 family protein — protein MNRETDEVSEAIAGELRLMDPSVRVSRSLTRQLLDPEFVEVGASGRRWTYEEMLAELPEMDGAAADGPRYEPSELDAVMLGPGLVHLTYVTTIGGVQARRSSLWRRQSTSSRWQMYYHQATPIPPEGL, from the coding sequence ATGAACAGAGAGACGGACGAGGTAAGTGAAGCGATTGCGGGCGAACTGCGGCTGATGGACCCCAGCGTGCGCGTCTCCCGTTCGCTGACCCGACAACTCCTTGATCCGGAGTTCGTCGAGGTCGGCGCCTCGGGCCGGCGCTGGACGTACGAAGAGATGCTCGCCGAGCTGCCCGAGATGGACGGTGCGGCAGCAGACGGCCCGCGTTATGAGCCCTCGGAGCTGGACGCGGTCATGTTGGGCCCTGGGCTGGTGCACCTCACCTACGTGACCACGATCGGTGGGGTTCAGGCGCGGCGTAGTTCACTCTGGCGCAGGCAGAGCACGAGTTCGAGGTGGCAGATGTACTACCACCAGGCCACGCCCATTCCGCCCGAGGGTCTGTGA
- a CDS encoding phosphoglycerate mutase family protein gives MRTLYVVTHPEATHHAEGVVGGWHDSQLTPAGVRAAVSIAQALRARIPEGAEVELFTSDLQRTLRTAEEVAELFGVKPILDRRLREKSYGEAGGKPQEWLDRRFVPPPAVGGGRLLP, from the coding sequence ATGCGCACTCTTTACGTCGTAACCCACCCCGAGGCGACGCACCACGCCGAGGGGGTCGTCGGCGGATGGCATGACTCGCAGCTGACGCCTGCGGGCGTCCGTGCGGCGGTCTCCATCGCCCAGGCACTGCGGGCCCGGATCCCGGAGGGCGCCGAGGTGGAGCTGTTCACGTCGGATCTGCAACGCACCCTGCGGACGGCCGAGGAGGTGGCCGAACTGTTCGGGGTGAAGCCGATCCTGGATCGCAGACTGCGGGAGAAGTCCTACGGTGAGGCGGGGGGAAAGCCTCAGGAGTGGCTGGACCGGCGCTTCGTCCCACCGCCGGCTGTCGGAGGAGGACGACTTCTTCCGTAA
- a CDS encoding NmrA/HSCARG family protein yields MTSQTATVLVTGATGRQGGATARHLLADGWHVRALVRDPATPAARELARLGAHLIQGDLDDPASLEAATLGVYGVYSVQPSFIAPDYADNELQRALNLAEAAAHANVEHLVYSSVAGAERNKGIPHWEVKWRIEQHIRSLDIPSTVLRPVMFMEVHADPLYGLTGEQAMIRNIAAHGTVQLIAVRDIGAFGALAFGYPEHYVGKAIEIAGDELTAEELLTATSRAIGRSLPPLHGSTEPSGRTDVGQNNSFAGWHADIAALREQYPALLDFNTWLAGEGAAKIRALLDQHRRHAL; encoded by the coding sequence ATGACCTCGCAAACCGCGACCGTGCTGGTCACAGGGGCCACCGGGCGGCAGGGCGGCGCCACCGCACGGCACCTCCTCGCCGACGGCTGGCACGTGAGAGCGCTCGTCCGCGACCCCGCCACACCCGCGGCCAGGGAACTGGCGCGACTCGGCGCCCACCTCATCCAGGGCGACCTGGACGATCCCGCATCCCTGGAAGCGGCGACCCTGGGGGTCTACGGCGTGTACAGCGTCCAGCCCTCATTCATCGCGCCCGACTACGCCGACAACGAACTGCAGCGTGCACTCAACCTCGCGGAGGCTGCCGCACACGCCAACGTGGAGCACCTCGTCTACTCGTCCGTGGCAGGCGCCGAGCGCAACAAAGGCATCCCGCACTGGGAGGTCAAATGGCGGATCGAGCAGCACATCCGCTCCCTGGACATCCCCTCCACGGTGCTGCGGCCCGTCATGTTCATGGAGGTCCACGCCGACCCGCTGTACGGACTGACCGGCGAGCAGGCGATGATCCGTAACATCGCGGCCCATGGCACCGTGCAGCTCATCGCGGTGCGGGACATCGGCGCCTTCGGAGCACTCGCCTTCGGCTATCCCGAGCACTACGTGGGCAAGGCGATCGAGATCGCCGGTGACGAGTTGACCGCGGAGGAGTTGCTCACCGCGACGAGCCGGGCCATCGGCCGTTCACTGCCCCCACTGCACGGCTCGACGGAGCCGAGTGGACGAACGGACGTCGGCCAGAACAACTCGTTCGCCGGCTGGCACGCGGACATCGCGGCACTCCGCGAGCAGTACCCCGCCCTCTTGGACTTCAATACCTGGCTGGCAGGAGAAGGCGCGGCCAAGATCAGGGCGCTCCTCGACCAGCACCGACGCCACGCCCTCTGA
- a CDS encoding MFS transporter, which translates to MSHTADHVTSDPGRWKALVFISLAQLMVVLDATIVNIALPSAQQALGISEVNKQWVITAYALAFGGLLLFGGRVADLWGRRRTFVLGLSGFALASAVGGAANHQELLLGARAAQGAFGALLAPAALSLLAVLFTDAKERARAFGIYGAIAGGGGAVGLLLGGVLTEYLNWRWTFFVNIPFAVVAALGAYFVVREPQGGRNRSPLDIPGVVLSTLGLVALVYGFTRAETNGWSDGSTIGLFAGSGVLLVAFTLVESKVKAPLLPLRVIAHRTRGGIYLSLGLAIIGMFGVFLFMTYYLQVVQGYSAIRTGFAFLPMVLGFVVGSTQLGARLATRLPARMIMAPGFAVAGIGLLLLTQLDVDSSYWSLAGPGLALAGIGMGAAFMPALSLATYGVEAQDAGVASAMVNTSQQVGGAIGTALLNTVAASATTTYLVGHAAGAGNQKFLYAQGLVHGYAHATWWAVGIEALAALIALVSINVGRPGSTTVASGVEDEAIAPAVMH; encoded by the coding sequence ATGTCTCATACAGCCGATCACGTCACCTCCGACCCCGGGCGCTGGAAGGCCCTGGTCTTCATCTCCCTCGCCCAGTTGATGGTGGTGCTGGACGCGACCATCGTGAACATCGCCCTGCCGAGCGCCCAGCAGGCCCTCGGGATCTCCGAAGTCAACAAGCAGTGGGTCATCACGGCCTACGCGTTGGCGTTCGGCGGCCTGCTTCTGTTCGGCGGCCGGGTCGCCGACCTGTGGGGCCGCAGGCGGACCTTCGTCCTCGGACTGTCCGGCTTCGCTCTGGCGTCCGCGGTGGGCGGTGCCGCCAACCACCAGGAGCTGCTGCTCGGCGCCCGTGCGGCGCAGGGTGCCTTCGGCGCGCTGCTCGCGCCGGCGGCCCTGTCCCTGCTCGCCGTGCTCTTCACCGACGCCAAGGAACGCGCGAGGGCCTTCGGCATCTACGGCGCGATCGCGGGCGGCGGCGGGGCCGTCGGTCTACTGCTCGGCGGCGTTTTGACGGAGTACCTCAACTGGCGCTGGACGTTCTTCGTCAACATCCCCTTCGCGGTCGTCGCGGCGCTGGGCGCCTACTTCGTGGTGCGCGAGCCGCAGGGCGGCCGCAACCGCTCGCCGCTCGACATCCCCGGTGTCGTGCTCTCCACCCTGGGCCTGGTCGCGCTGGTGTACGGCTTCACCCGCGCCGAGACCAATGGCTGGTCCGACGGGTCGACGATCGGTCTGTTCGCTGGTTCCGGCGTCCTGCTCGTCGCCTTCACGCTCGTCGAGTCGAAGGTGAAGGCGCCGCTGCTGCCGCTGCGCGTGATCGCCCACCGCACCCGCGGCGGCATCTACCTGTCGCTGGGACTGGCAATCATCGGCATGTTCGGCGTGTTCCTCTTCATGACGTACTACCTGCAGGTCGTGCAGGGGTACTCCGCGATCAGGACCGGCTTCGCCTTCCTGCCCATGGTCCTCGGCTTCGTCGTCGGCTCCACACAGCTCGGGGCCCGACTGGCCACGCGGCTGCCGGCCCGTATGATCATGGCTCCCGGTTTCGCTGTCGCAGGCATCGGCCTGCTGCTCCTGACGCAGCTGGACGTCGACTCCTCCTACTGGTCCCTGGCCGGCCCTGGCCTGGCACTGGCGGGCATCGGCATGGGCGCCGCCTTCATGCCCGCGTTGTCGCTGGCCACGTACGGCGTCGAGGCTCAGGACGCGGGAGTGGCCTCGGCAATGGTCAACACCTCACAGCAGGTGGGCGGGGCGATCGGCACCGCGCTGCTGAACACCGTCGCCGCGTCGGCGACCACCACCTACCTCGTGGGACACGCCGCGGGTGCCGGCAACCAGAAGTTCCTCTACGCGCAGGGTCTGGTGCACGGGTACGCACACGCGACCTGGTGGGCGGTCGGTATCGAGGCCCTCGCCGCGCTCATCGCCCTCGTCTCCATCAACGTGGGACGCCCCGGATCCACGACGGTCGCCTCCGGCGTCGAGGACGAGGCCATCGCCCCTGCCGTCATGCACTGA